A genome region from Flavobacterium sp. includes the following:
- the rlmN gene encoding 23S rRNA (adenine(2503)-C(2))-methyltransferase RlmN: MQMEKKDIRALSKEQLRDFFVENGDKAFRGNQVYEWLWSKGAHSFDDMTNVAKATRSMLENNFVINHIKVDTMQKSSDGTVKNAVRLHDGLVVESVLIPTETRTTACVSSQVGCSLDCNFCATARLKRMRNLEPGEIYDQVLAIDKESRLYYNHPLSNIVFMGMGEPLMNYNNVIKAIDMITSEEGLGMSPKRIMVSTSGIPKMIKKMADDDVKFKLAVSLHSAIDETRARIMPFSKNFPLKDLREALEYWYRKTKSKVSYEYVVWKGINDDKASVDALVKFCKYVPCKVNLIEYNPIDDGEFQQASEESIMAYIKALENIGVVVKVRRSRGKDIDAACGQLANKEA; this comes from the coding sequence ATGCAAATGGAGAAAAAAGACATAAGAGCCTTATCAAAAGAACAGCTTCGCGATTTTTTTGTTGAAAATGGAGATAAAGCTTTCCGTGGAAATCAGGTTTATGAGTGGTTGTGGAGCAAAGGCGCTCACAGTTTTGACGATATGACAAACGTAGCGAAAGCTACAAGATCAATGCTTGAGAATAATTTTGTAATCAATCATATTAAGGTTGATACAATGCAGAAGAGTAGTGACGGAACAGTAAAAAATGCCGTTCGACTTCATGACGGACTAGTGGTTGAATCGGTTTTAATTCCGACAGAAACAAGAACTACTGCCTGTGTTTCTAGTCAAGTTGGTTGCAGTTTAGATTGTAATTTCTGTGCAACAGCAAGATTAAAAAGAATGCGAAATCTAGAACCAGGCGAAATTTACGATCAGGTTCTGGCTATAGATAAAGAAAGTCGTCTATATTACAATCATCCACTTTCGAATATTGTTTTTATGGGAATGGGAGAGCCTTTAATGAATTATAATAATGTCATTAAAGCTATCGATATGATTACATCAGAGGAAGGTTTAGGAATGTCTCCAAAACGAATTATGGTTTCTACTTCAGGAATTCCGAAAATGATTAAAAAAATGGCAGATGACGATGTGAAGTTTAAACTGGCAGTTTCTCTGCATTCAGCTATAGACGAAACGCGTGCCCGCATTATGCCTTTCAGTAAAAACTTTCCGTTAAAAGATTTACGAGAAGCATTAGAATATTGGTATAGAAAAACAAAAAGCAAAGTTTCATACGAATATGTAGTTTGGAAAGGAATTAATGACGATAAAGCTTCAGTTGATGCTTTGGTTAAATTCTGTAAATATGTGCCTTGTAAAGTCAATTTGATTGAATATAATCCGATTGATGATGGTGAATTCCAACAAGCTTCAGAAGAATCGATTATGGCTTATATAAAAGCGCTAGAAAATATTGGAGTAGTGGTAAAAGTAAGAAGAAGCCGAGGAAAAGACATTGACGCCGCTTGCGGGCAGCTAGCCAACAAAGAAGCCTAA